The nucleotide window GTCGCCGGTGACCTTCAGCTTGTCTTGACCTGCCTTGGCCACCTTTTTCGAGACAAAGGTCATGGTCGGGTATTTTGCCACATCGAAGAAGTCGGCGCTCCGCAGGTGCTCATCCCGCTTCTGCACGTTGGTGTTGATCGAGTTGGTGTCGATGGTGACTTCGACCCTTGATTTGGTTATGTCCTTGTCGTTGAGATCAATGACCCCTGTATGCTTTTCGAAGTTCCCTTTGACGTTGGATACCATGAGGTGCCTGACCTTGAAGCCCACATTGGAGTGGTCCGGATCGATGTTCCAGGTGGAGGCCGGAGCCAACGCCGGCAGGGCCAGGGCGGTGATGGTTGCGATAGATGCGATGATGCGTTTCATGTCAATTCTCCTTTTTACGACAATGGTTTGATGGTGTATGATTTGATGTTAAACTTATTGTCCAAATTTTTTTGGCTTCTATTTCATGGGGCTCCTTTCAATCCCAATTTTTTACACAGGGTTCCCAGCAGCTCCTGTTCTGGTTGGGCAAGCGACGACATTTCCGAAACAATGGCCGCTTCGACCTTCGCAAAGGCCCTGGCGATGAGCGAGGTTCCCTCTCCGGTGAGGTGAACGGTCAGATAGCGCCGGTCCTCTGTGTCCCGCTCCCGACGCACCAGTCCCCGTTTTTCCAGGTTGTCGATGACCAGGGTTATGTTGCCGGTGCTTTTGAGGATCTTGGCGGCCACATCCCGCTGGCACAAAGGGCCTTTGTGGTACAGGGCCTCCAGGACCCCGAACTGGCTGATGGTAAGATCGAACTCCGCCATAGAGCGATTCACCCGGCCCGTCACGGATTCGGCCGCACGCATCAGTTTCGTGTAGGTGTTCAGGGCGCGATATGTTGGTTGGTCAGGAGATTTCATGGCACATCCAGTGGTTCTAGTTCGTATAATTTAATATTAAACTATATTGTTGTCATAAAACCGTCAAGCAATTTTTTTTCATCAGATTTTCGGCTCTCTCACTCCCTTCCGTAGTAGTCGCTTCTCCGATCAGGAGCGAAGCAGCGCACCCATGTCCAGAAACGGCTCATGGAGGAATTGAGCTCCTCCCGCACGAGGAGGTATCAATGATCAACCATGTAACCCATTTTTATTTAAACGACAGGTGTGAACATCAGTCACTCAACTTCCCGGTTTCCATTCACGGTGGAGATCTTCCTGCGCCCCTTGATCATGACTCCGGCCAGTACTGCCAGACTTCCCAGTACCAGGTTCGAGACGAGAAAGGCATGTTTCGCCCCCTGGTGTTCCAGAGTGCCCCACATGCTGCCGGCAATGATGCTTCCCAGGGCCTGGCCCGACACTCTGGCAATGGAGAGGAAGCCCGAAGCGACGGC belongs to Geobacter sp. SVR and includes:
- a CDS encoding YceI family protein; translated protein: MKRIIASIATITALALPALAPASTWNIDPDHSNVGFKVRHLMVSNVKGNFEKHTGVIDLNDKDITKSRVEVTIDTNSINTNVQKRDEHLRSADFFDVAKYPTMTFVSKKVAKAGQDKLKVTGDLTLHGVTRQVVLDVDGLSKESKDPWGNIRRGTTASTKINRKDYGLVWNAALETGGVAVGEEVTITMEIEMIRK
- a CDS encoding MarR family winged helix-turn-helix transcriptional regulator, which produces MKSPDQPTYRALNTYTKLMRAAESVTGRVNRSMAEFDLTISQFGVLEALYHKGPLCQRDVAAKILKSTGNITLVIDNLEKRGLVRRERDTEDRRYLTVHLTGEGTSLIARAFAKVEAAIVSEMSSLAQPEQELLGTLCKKLGLKGAP